In Sedimentibacter sp. MB31-C6, one genomic interval encodes:
- a CDS encoding ATP-binding protein, which yields MYINKLHLRAFGKFIYKRMYLGKNFNIIYGENEAGKSTIHNFIEAVLYGFDEDEKGKALFNKYKPWNSNLYKGSMSIWDIYGKKYNIAKDFILGNAQVFNKEIDENKNPIIKEINIEAPGEYFFNINKSSFKNTVSIKQLGNKTDKELSRELKEKIVNLSNTRDESVSMDRILASLRNIKEEVGSEDNPKSLLGQYTLRLKELEKAKELTLNSKGQVMFLAMEKKRLNNKVQELNIRIENLNKEIQDYELSVKKDKFLKTEPIKKELDEINEKLLEYKHYEIPKFSKEDYEEALKLDKILNSMEKDRQALRNKKDEEEKELENLENNLSNKIKENFNLEKFNVDFKSYEINNKNIKDMKSKIKLGYDSIKDINLKEINEFINRYNDAEEINAKIQIIKTLIDDNSYENMKGFRKSENLKGFLLGLLGLAFVGCAGFSAYMAYYNQIIEYYGGAAIAIPGILCFFSSTKKRKRALNATKEIDGMECEHADNLLNKDNLLKEMDEIIKESGCTDFDDLKSNFDKKYNKKNIAEEKLRLLKFDEDGVKKIEIANIELNNNIKETLKIFNLNEVSSENIKKVNEIYNNKDTVKEDIINIKKVIAQTKSDLNKLDKEISFEEKRLHMILSSNGMDTLECFNKVVEQYKIYENLNKRKKYCESILQNFLGNENFNDLKEKTKNVALYEVKELDKKEHQLKIFKLNDEKNIILDKINNIDKEIDDIENNVRSLAEVEEEIEFYEDKKSSYIEKIKIADIAAEKINKISDSIKGDFMPLLRKSISDNFSYLTGGKYREVIIDEEMNISVIAEDNKDRYIDIDSLSGGTLDQLYLSLRIGLSNVLSGNQNIPLILDDSFVQYDSKRLKKSIEMLSRESQRRQVILFTCQEREVEYAKELNVKFNYIKL from the coding sequence ATGTATATAAATAAATTACATCTTAGAGCCTTTGGGAAATTCATTTACAAAAGAATGTACTTAGGAAAAAACTTCAATATTATATACGGAGAAAATGAAGCTGGAAAAAGTACAATACATAATTTTATAGAGGCTGTATTGTATGGTTTTGATGAAGATGAGAAGGGTAAAGCCTTGTTTAATAAATATAAGCCATGGAATAGCAATCTCTATAAGGGCTCTATGAGTATATGGGATATTTATGGCAAAAAATACAATATAGCTAAGGACTTTATATTAGGTAATGCTCAAGTATTCAATAAAGAGATTGATGAAAATAAAAATCCTATCATAAAAGAAATAAATATTGAAGCTCCAGGGGAATATTTTTTTAATATTAACAAGTCTTCTTTTAAAAATACTGTTAGCATTAAACAGTTAGGAAATAAAACAGATAAAGAATTATCTAGAGAACTTAAAGAAAAAATTGTTAATTTAAGTAATACAAGAGATGAATCAGTATCAATGGATAGAATTTTAGCTTCATTAAGAAATATAAAAGAAGAAGTCGGAAGTGAAGATAACCCAAAATCATTATTAGGTCAATATACTCTACGTTTAAAGGAATTAGAAAAAGCTAAAGAACTCACCTTAAATTCAAAAGGGCAAGTAATGTTTTTGGCAATGGAAAAGAAAAGATTAAATAACAAAGTACAAGAACTAAATATAAGAATAGAAAATCTCAATAAAGAAATACAAGATTATGAATTATCAGTTAAAAAGGATAAATTTCTTAAGACTGAACCAATAAAAAAGGAACTTGATGAAATAAACGAAAAGCTGCTAGAATATAAGCATTACGAAATTCCGAAATTTTCTAAAGAAGATTATGAAGAAGCTTTAAAACTAGATAAAATATTAAATTCAATGGAAAAGGATAGACAAGCTTTAAGAAATAAAAAGGATGAAGAAGAAAAGGAACTTGAAAACTTAGAAAATAATTTATCAAATAAAATTAAAGAAAATTTTAATTTAGAGAAATTTAATGTTGATTTTAAATCTTATGAAATTAATAACAAAAATATTAAAGATATGAAATCTAAAATTAAATTAGGATACGACAGTATAAAAGATATTAATTTAAAAGAAATTAATGAATTTATAAATAGATATAATGATGCAGAAGAAATTAATGCAAAAATACAGATTATTAAAACTTTAATTGATGATAATTCATATGAAAATATGAAGGGTTTCAGAAAATCAGAAAATTTGAAGGGCTTTCTTTTAGGACTTCTAGGTTTAGCATTTGTTGGTTGTGCAGGTTTTTCTGCATATATGGCTTATTATAACCAAATTATAGAGTATTATGGAGGAGCTGCAATAGCTATACCTGGTATTTTATGCTTCTTTTCATCTACAAAGAAAAGAAAACGCGCTTTGAATGCGACTAAAGAAATTGATGGTATGGAATGTGAGCATGCTGATAATTTATTAAATAAAGACAATTTATTGAAAGAAATGGATGAAATTATAAAAGAATCTGGCTGTACAGATTTTGATGACTTAAAAAGTAATTTTGATAAGAAATATAACAAAAAAAATATCGCAGAAGAAAAATTAAGGCTTTTAAAATTTGATGAAGATGGTGTTAAAAAAATAGAAATAGCTAATATAGAATTAAATAATAATATAAAGGAAACTTTAAAAATATTTAATTTAAATGAAGTTTCATCAGAAAATATAAAAAAGGTCAATGAAATATACAATAATAAAGATACAGTTAAAGAAGATATAATAAATATAAAAAAAGTAATTGCACAAACAAAAAGTGACTTAAATAAATTAGATAAAGAAATTTCTTTTGAAGAGAAAAGACTCCATATGATTTTAAGTTCAAATGGTATGGATACGTTAGAATGCTTTAATAAAGTTGTAGAACAATATAAAATTTATGAGAATTTAAATAAGAGGAAGAAATATTGCGAAAGTATTCTTCAAAATTTCCTTGGAAATGAAAATTTTAATGACCTTAAAGAAAAGACAAAAAATGTTGCTTTATATGAAGTAAAAGAATTGGATAAAAAGGAACATCAGCTAAAGATATTTAAATTAAATGATGAAAAGAACATTATATTAGATAAAATTAATAATATTGACAAAGAAATAGATGACATTGAAAACAATGTAAGAAGTTTAGCAGAGGTAGAAGAAGAAATTGAATTTTATGAAGATAAAAAAAGTTCATATATAGAAAAGATAAAAATTGCAGATATTGCAGCTGAAAAAATAAATAAAATTTCTGATTCTATTAAAGGTGATTTCATGCCTTTGTTAAGAAAGTCTATAAGTGATAATTTTAGTTATTTAACTGGAGGAAAATATCGAGAAGTTATAATAGATGAAGAAATGAATATTTCAGTTATAGCAGAAGATAATAAGGACAGATATATTGATATTGACAGCTTAAGTGGAGGAACACTAGATCAACTTTATTTATCTCTTAGAATTGGATTGAGTAATGTTTTAAGTGGGAATCAAAATATTCCTTTAATTCTTGATGATAGTTTTGTTCAATATGATTCAAAAAGACTAAAAAAGTCAATTGAAATGTTGTCGAGAGAAAGTCAAAGAAGACAAGTTATTCTTTTTACTTGTCAAGAAAGAGAAGTTGAGTATGCTAAAGAGTTGAATGTAAAGTTCAATTATATAAAACTTTAA
- a CDS encoding metallophosphoesterase family protein produces the protein MKFKFIHTSDIHLGMKFNIKEFSIKERKKRREELWDTFEEIIRIAKDEDVQYLFIVGDLTESEYISFKLLNKIAKIFESIKNTNIIISCGRSDAYNINSMYEYVEWPENVYIIKSTNSVQKLMFPEDNVCLYSLSWDKASKNHNSQLIYDISVEQNKLNILLLSCDTYMEDEMLSINADLIKNKFDYCALGGKHNYEKVQNNVIYCGTPEPLSFEEVKEHGIVKGILEKNNIFFDFHPIAKRRFIIREIELDSTFGYNKTLDLIKFSGDTFSNIKDYIKIILTGFVNTEISMDEIENEAKQFFYYIEFDEKFTYKSTEEKKYVDNEFNIVESYKLQFENLQNKLEQKALKLGFEVLRKEKVVK, from the coding sequence ATGAAATTTAAATTTATACATACATCAGATATACATTTAGGAATGAAGTTTAATATAAAAGAATTCAGTATAAAGGAACGCAAAAAACGAAGAGAAGAACTATGGGATACTTTTGAAGAAATCATTAGAATTGCAAAGGATGAAGACGTGCAATATTTGTTTATTGTTGGTGATTTGACTGAAAGTGAATATATCAGCTTTAAATTATTAAATAAAATTGCGAAAATATTTGAATCCATAAAAAATACTAATATAATTATATCATGTGGCCGTAGTGATGCCTACAATATTAATAGTATGTATGAATATGTGGAATGGCCTGAAAATGTTTATATAATAAAAAGTACAAATTCAGTTCAAAAATTAATGTTTCCTGAGGATAACGTATGTCTTTATTCTTTAAGTTGGGACAAAGCTTCAAAAAATCATAATTCTCAGCTAATTTATGACATTTCTGTTGAGCAAAATAAATTAAATATTCTATTACTAAGTTGTGATACTTATATGGAAGATGAAATGCTTTCTATTAATGCAGATTTGATTAAAAATAAATTTGATTATTGTGCTTTAGGTGGAAAACATAACTATGAAAAAGTACAAAATAATGTTATATACTGTGGAACTCCTGAACCATTGTCTTTTGAGGAAGTTAAAGAACATGGTATTGTTAAGGGAATTCTCGAAAAAAATAATATATTTTTTGACTTTCATCCTATAGCAAAAAGAAGGTTTATTATTAGAGAAATTGAGTTAGATTCTACTTTTGGATATAATAAAACCCTCGATTTAATAAAGTTCTCTGGAGACACATTTTCTAATATAAAGGATTACATAAAGATAATTTTAACAGGATTTGTAAATACGGAAATATCCATGGATGAAATAGAAAATGAAGCGAAACAATTCTTTTACTATATTGAATTTGATGAAAAATTTACATACAAAAGTACAGAAGAAAAAAAATATGTAGATAATGAATTTAATATAGTTGAGAGTTATAAACTTCAATTTGAAAATTTACAGAATAAATTAGAGCAAAAAGCACTTAAGTTAGGATTTGAAGTTCTAAGAAAAGAAAAGGTGGTTAAATAG
- a CDS encoding metallophosphoesterase, which produces MNIYAIADLHFDSRNEKPMNIFGDNWINHEERILSNWQSTVCDDDLILVPGDISWAVKLDEAKEDLYKIDNLKGTKIIGKGNHDYWWGTSNKLENIGLKTIKFLKNNSYEFDEAIICGTRGWDTMEEHTTDVSNEKIYLRELNRLRISLEGSKNSDKNIIVMLHYPPFENDGSANRFFSLLKEYKVNTCIYGHLHGEEGHKNVREGKIDDILFYCVSSDYLNFELKKII; this is translated from the coding sequence ATGAACATATATGCTATAGCAGATTTACATTTTGATAGTAGAAATGAAAAACCCATGAACATATTTGGTGACAATTGGATAAACCATGAAGAGAGAATATTGTCAAATTGGCAGTCAACAGTATGCGATGATGATTTAATTTTAGTACCAGGTGATATTTCTTGGGCTGTTAAATTAGATGAAGCAAAAGAAGATTTATATAAAATAGATAACCTTAAGGGAACAAAAATTATTGGTAAAGGCAATCATGACTATTGGTGGGGAACGTCAAACAAGTTAGAAAATATAGGTTTAAAAACTATTAAATTTTTAAAAAATAATAGTTATGAATTTGATGAAGCTATAATATGTGGAACTAGGGGATGGGATACTATGGAAGAACATACAACTGATGTATCCAATGAAAAAATATATTTAAGAGAATTAAACCGACTTAGAATATCCCTTGAAGGTTCAAAAAATAGTGATAAAAATATAATTGTCATGCTTCACTATCCACCCTTTGAAAATGATGGAAGCGCTAATAGATTTTTTTCTCTTTTAAAAGAGTATAAAGTTAATACTTGTATCTATGGACACCTTCATGGTGAAGAAGGGCATAAAAATGTTAGAGAAGGAAAAATAGATGATATTTTGTTTTATTGCGTTTCGAGCGATTATTTAAATTTTGAACTTAAAAAAATTATTTAA
- a CDS encoding Crp/Fnr family transcriptional regulator gives MSNTINIIKDNILFDGIKEEEIEKILLCGNGIVKKFDNNQIIFERQDIINNIGIVLEGEFNLVTQKYNGTRVIITTLELNDLFGEALIFSSTKEAPYDLVSSGESKALFLPYSIFTGMCSEVCNFHRKLISNMLSILSDKIIMLNNKMTILNAETLKERIAIYLISIYKKTKKLTFDIPMKRQELAEFLNVTRPSLSREISKMQKDKIIEINRSKVIIISLEKLYELAE, from the coding sequence ATGAGCAATACTATAAATATAATTAAAGACAACATTCTATTTGATGGAATAAAAGAAGAAGAAATTGAGAAAATTTTATTATGCGGTAATGGTATTGTTAAAAAATTTGACAATAATCAAATTATATTTGAAAGACAAGACATAATAAATAATATTGGTATAGTTTTGGAAGGCGAATTTAACTTAGTTACTCAAAAATATAACGGAACAAGGGTTATTATTACTACATTAGAATTGAATGATTTGTTTGGAGAAGCACTAATCTTTTCTTCAACCAAAGAAGCACCTTACGATCTTGTTAGCTCAGGTGAAAGTAAAGCACTTTTTTTACCTTATTCGATATTTACAGGCATGTGTTCTGAGGTATGTAATTTTCATAGAAAATTAATTAGTAATATGTTGTCTATTTTATCTGATAAAATTATTATGTTAAATAATAAAATGACTATACTTAATGCTGAAACATTAAAAGAAAGAATTGCAATTTATTTAATATCAATTTATAAAAAAACAAAAAAGCTAACATTTGATATACCTATGAAAAGACAAGAACTTGCAGAATTTTTGAACGTTACTAGACCTTCTTTGTCTCGTGAAATATCAAAAATGCAAAAAGATAAAATTATTGAAATAAATCGTTCAAAGGTTATAATTATAAGTTTAGAAAAATTATATGAATTAGCAGAATAA
- a CDS encoding ABC transporter ATP-binding protein — protein MLEIMSLSKSFNIGTDNETKIFENFNININKGECTGILGANGCGKSTLFNLISGVLKQERGDIILKGKNINNLKENERAKYIGRVHQNPSMGVSPSLTILENISLADKKSQKFSLRRLINKNKLEEFKELLKTLDLGLENKLDTEVKFLSGGQRQSLSLLMATIKRPDLLLLDEHTAALDPKTSRLIMDKTKELIKTHSITTMMISHNVKDAIMYSDRIIMMDQGNVILDVKNGEITEKELLGIYNSRNYGSPLKEAV, from the coding sequence ATGTTAGAAATCATGAGTTTATCTAAAAGTTTTAATATTGGCACAGATAATGAAACAAAAATATTTGAAAACTTTAATATAAATATAAATAAAGGTGAATGTACAGGCATATTAGGAGCTAATGGATGTGGTAAAAGCACCCTTTTTAATTTAATAAGTGGTGTTTTGAAACAAGAAAGAGGAGATATTATATTAAAAGGTAAAAATATAAATAATTTAAAAGAGAACGAACGCGCCAAGTATATAGGTAGAGTACATCAAAATCCTTCAATGGGCGTATCTCCTTCCTTAACTATATTGGAGAATATATCTTTGGCAGATAAAAAAAGTCAGAAATTTAGTTTGAGAAGACTTATTAATAAAAATAAATTAGAAGAATTTAAAGAACTATTAAAAACCTTAGATTTAGGTTTGGAAAATAAACTAGATACAGAAGTTAAATTTTTATCAGGAGGGCAAAGGCAATCTTTAAGCCTTTTAATGGCAACTATAAAGAGACCAGATTTATTATTATTAGATGAACATACTGCCGCATTAGATCCAAAGACATCAAGACTTATAATGGATAAAACCAAAGAATTAATAAAAACTCATAGTATTACTACTATGATGATATCACATAATGTTAAAGATGCAATTATGTATTCAGATAGAATAATAATGATGGATCAAGGTAATGTTATATTAGATGTTAAGAATGGAGAAATTACTGAAAAAGAACTACTAGGAATATATAATTCCAGAAATTACGGTAGTCCTTTAAAAGAGGCTGTATAA
- a CDS encoding sigma 54-interacting transcriptional regulator: MYKIAVIYSAYPEMKEIAKEFNKIKDYHIKVEEVVLDEAVEVAKNYEAQNYDIIISRGITGALIRKAINIPVINIEVTTTDLLITLLKAKQYSKNIFVLLYDDIIISYDFSFIRELLDLSEDELTIYEYKTEDELKRRISHINNDHIDCVIVGIGAYTIDIARSYNMKSLMVYSNRETIYKAFEQAASIIDITKKHIQVSNMTNSFAKELKNGIVFTDIEENIIFITDILCSFVGINKGMYIGRSLSFLTESTEFFNELSLGKNNYTAEYNRKTFNVAKIQLSIDKDIIGYAITVKQVDKEIRKNTQSKEIEYKNEGLGLKAKYNFEDIIGQSNPIIKLIERAKSYSKSDANILIVGESGTGKELLASSIHNYSNRSNGPFVAINCAALPQSLLESELFGYEEGSFTGAKKGGKVGIFELAENGTVFLDEVSEISLSAQAQLLRVLQEKTIMRIGANKMIPINARIIAATNADLQKRIKSGTFREDLFHRLNVLNLKIPPLRERKDDIILLINRFLELYSYKEKLDLPHVFVQKLKNYRWHGNIRELQNFVEKFVILSNDFPDKFKLLEELYHDLISYERYEDNNINSIDIKISNLKDMEMQIIKKLYNETDNKINLARKLGISRTSLWNKLKEMELE, from the coding sequence TTGTATAAAATAGCAGTTATTTATTCGGCATATCCAGAAATGAAAGAAATAGCAAAAGAGTTTAATAAAATCAAAGATTATCACATAAAAGTTGAGGAAGTGGTGCTTGATGAAGCTGTAGAAGTAGCAAAAAATTATGAAGCACAAAATTATGATATAATTATAAGTAGAGGAATAACAGGTGCATTAATAAGAAAAGCTATTAATATACCAGTTATCAATATAGAAGTAACCACCACAGATTTATTGATTACTTTATTAAAAGCTAAACAATATAGTAAAAATATTTTTGTACTATTATACGATGATATAATAATATCATATGATTTTTCATTTATTAGAGAATTATTAGATTTATCAGAAGATGAGTTAACGATATATGAATATAAAACGGAAGATGAACTAAAAAGAAGAATATCTCATATTAATAATGATCATATAGATTGTGTAATAGTTGGAATTGGGGCTTATACCATAGATATAGCAAGAAGTTATAATATGAAGTCATTAATGGTATATTCTAATAGAGAAACAATTTACAAAGCTTTTGAGCAAGCTGCTAGCATAATAGATATAACAAAGAAGCATATTCAAGTTAGCAATATGACAAACTCCTTTGCTAAGGAGTTGAAAAACGGGATTGTATTTACAGACATAGAAGAAAACATAATATTTATAACAGATATTCTATGTTCGTTTGTTGGTATAAATAAAGGTATGTATATAGGTAGAAGTTTAAGTTTTTTAACTGAAAGTACTGAATTTTTTAATGAACTATCTTTAGGTAAGAATAACTATACAGCAGAATATAATAGAAAGACATTTAATGTTGCTAAAATTCAGTTATCTATTGATAAAGATATAATAGGTTATGCTATTACGGTTAAGCAAGTTGATAAGGAAATAAGAAAAAATACACAGTCAAAAGAAATAGAATATAAAAATGAAGGATTAGGGTTAAAGGCTAAGTATAATTTTGAAGATATAATAGGACAATCAAATCCTATAATTAAATTAATTGAACGAGCAAAGAGTTACAGTAAGTCAGATGCAAACATACTAATTGTTGGCGAAAGTGGTACTGGAAAAGAGCTTTTAGCAAGTAGTATACACAATTATAGCAATAGATCTAACGGACCTTTTGTAGCAATAAATTGTGCTGCATTACCTCAAAGTCTACTTGAAAGTGAATTGTTTGGTTATGAAGAAGGTTCATTTACAGGTGCAAAAAAGGGTGGTAAAGTAGGAATTTTTGAATTGGCTGAAAATGGTACGGTATTTCTTGATGAAGTATCAGAAATATCATTATCAGCACAAGCGCAGTTACTTCGTGTGTTACAAGAAAAGACGATTATGCGTATTGGTGCGAATAAAATGATTCCTATAAATGCTAGAATAATAGCTGCTACTAATGCTGACTTACAAAAGCGTATAAAATCAGGCACTTTTAGAGAAGACTTGTTTCATAGGCTGAATGTATTAAATTTAAAAATACCACCATTAAGAGAAAGAAAAGATGATATAATATTATTAATTAATAGGTTTCTGGAATTATATTCATATAAAGAAAAATTAGATCTTCCGCATGTTTTTGTGCAGAAACTAAAAAATTATAGATGGCATGGGAATATAAGAGAATTACAAAATTTTGTTGAGAAATTTGTAATTCTGTCTAATGATTTTCCAGATAAATTTAAACTTTTAGAAGAATTATATCATGATTTAATTAGTTACGAAAGATATGAAGATAACAATATCAATTCAATAGATATTAAAATATCTAATTTAAAAGATATGGAAATGCAAATCATTAAAAAGTTATATAATGAAACTGATAATAAAATTAATTTAGCAAGAAAATTAGGAATTAGCAGGACGAGTTTGTGGAATAAACTGAAGGAAATGGAATTAGAATAG